One window of the Eucalyptus grandis isolate ANBG69807.140 chromosome 8, ASM1654582v1, whole genome shotgun sequence genome contains the following:
- the LOC104456711 gene encoding uncharacterized protein LOC104456711: MVDCSTVSTTRTHIASTPARTRTRTRTGTTMASSSPCLTGGEKKHWWLTNRKAVGKYIKDAKNLMATQEAGEIASALSLLDLALALSPRLELALELKARCLLQLRRFKDVADMLQDYIPSLKLASDDTTSSSSSSSSSSSSSSSDGSSQQLSRERVKLLSSPGSPTRDPSFKCFSVSDLKKKVMAGLGKNCDKEGQWRYTVLGQACCHLGLMEDAMVLLQTGKRLATAAFRRESVCWSDDSFSLSDLPVPAEIASSPSTPPGTPPQAGGTSLSDPESINQLLSHIKLLRRRRAAALAALDAGLYSEAIRHFTKIVDSRRGTAAPQGFLAECYMHRASAFRSAGRVAESIADCNRTLALNPTCIQALETRAQLLEGIRCIPDCLHDLEHLKLLYNTILRDRKLPGPAWKRHHVHYREIPGKLCTLTTKIQELKQLVASGKIGNVDYYGLMGLRRGCSRSELARAHLLLSLKHKPDKAMGFIERCEFADERDLESVRDRARMSALLLYRLIQKGYNNVLSCILEEEVAAEKQRKQAATAASIQAAAIKLQQVQESNNLDEPKANQAPKPSIESANPASNRIALSENQNAAASVAAANGSMFQGVFCRDLAAVSSLLSQVGINRPLPVKYEALSC; encoded by the exons ATGGTCGATTGTTCTACGGTCTCAACAACGAGAACCCACATTGCATCCACCCCTGCAAGAACCAGGACCAGGACCAGGACCGGAACGACCATGGCTTCTTCATCTCCTTGTCTGACCGGCGGCGAGAAAAAGCATTGGTGGCTCACCAACCGAAAG GCCGTGGGCAAGTACATAAAGGACGCGAAGAATCTGATGGCGACCCAGGAGGCGGGCGAGATCGCGTCGGCGCTGAGCCTCCTCGACTTGGCCCTCGCCCTGTCGCcccgcctcgagctcgccctcgaGCTCAAGGCTAGGTGCCTCCTCCAGCTCCGGCGGTTCAAGGACGTCGCCGACATGCTCCAGGACTACATCCCCAGCCTCAAGCTGGCCAGCGACGACACcacctcgtcgtcgtcgtcgtcctcctcctcgtcctcgtcctcatcGTCGGACGGGTCGTCGCAGCAGCTGTCGAGGGAGCGGGTCAAGCTGCTCTCCTCCCCCGGGTCGCCGACCCGAGATCCGAGCTTCAAGTGCTTCTCCGTGTCGGACCtgaagaagaaggtgatggcCGGGCTGGGCAAGAACTGCGACAAGGAAGGGCAGTGGAG GTACACGGTCCTGGGCCAGGCGTGCTGCCACCTGGGCCTCATGGAGGACGCCATGGTCCTCCTCCAGACCGGGAAGCGCCTCGCCACGGCGGCCTTTCGTCGTGAGTCCGTCTGCTGGTCCGACGACAGCTTCTCCCTGTCGGACCTCCCTGTCCCCGCCGAGATTGCGTCATCCCCCAGCACCCCGCCCGGCACCCCGCCGCAGGCTGGTGGCACGTCCTTGTCAGATCCCGAGTCCATCAACCAGCTCCTCAGCCACATCAAGCTCCTCCGCAGGCGCCGTGCAGCGGCCCTTGCTGCACTCGATGCGGGCCTCTATTCTGAGGCCATCCGCCACTTCACCAAGATCGTCGACAGCCGCCGTGGCACCGCTGCCCCGCAGGGGTTCCTGGCTGAGTGCTATATGCACCGGGCTTCAGCGTTCCGCTCTGCAGGCCGGGTCGCGGAGTCCATCGCGGACTGCAACAGGACATTGGCCCTCAACCCGACCTGCATCCAGGCCCTGGAGACCCGAGCACAGCTCCTAGAGGGAATCCGGTGCATCCCAGATTGCCTCCATGACCTGGAACACCTGAAACTTCTCTACAACACGATCCTGCGTGATCGGAAACTGCCCGGGCCGGCCTGGAAGCGCCACCATGTGCATTACCGCGAAATTCCAGGAAAGTTATGCACGCTCACGACGAAAATCCAGGAATTGAAGCAACTGGTGGCATCTGGCAAGATCGGGAATGTGGATTACTATGGGCTGATGGGATTGAGACGGGGTTGCTCACGGTCCGAATTGGCTCGTGCCCACCTGCTGCTCTCCCTGAAGCACAAGCCCGACAAGGCCATGGGCTTCATCGAGCGGTGCGAGTTCGCAGATGAGCGGGACCTCGAGTCTGTCCGGGACCGAGCGAGGATGTCCGCACTTTTGCTGTACCGATTGATCCAGAAGGGCTATAACAACGTCCTGTCATGCATCCtggaggaggaggtggcggcAGAGAAGCAGCGGAAGCAAGCTGCCACTGCCGCTTCGATCCAGGCGGCAGCCATCAAGCTCCAGCAGGTGCAGGAGAGCAACAATCTGGACGAGCCCAAGGCGAACCAGGCCCCAAAACCCTCCATAGAAAGTGCGAATCCCGCGAGCAACAGGATCGCTCTCAGCGAGAACCAGAATGCCGCAGCCTCAGTGGCGGCAGCCAACGGGTCGATGTTTCAGGGGGTGTTCTGCCGTGACCTTGCGGCGGTCAGCAGCTTGTTGTCTCAGGTTGGGATCAATCGTCCGCTTCCGGTGAAATACGAGGCCCTCAGTTGCTGA
- the LOC104456712 gene encoding phospholipase A1 PLIP2, chloroplastic, whose amino-acid sequence MDALCLKTGIHALPPSISVAAAGSLDARPGPNPAKVSALGRSPLDKSAASSSSSSSSSSSAAAAAAAAASSRFSFKYPLKSLWFGGRGGGGGDKRKSNGIALDDAVLVDGGERAAEEEAASGGADSEGRSGNWVLKILHVRSLWKEEEEEEEDKGMVDNGGGAGEAEQGSRDVAIEDRGDGGGDDVEDEEDCDACRIGGRDDGGEKEMEFDRDSFSRLLRKVPLHQARLYAQMSYLGNLAYTIPEIKPANLLKYRGLRLITSSIEKRESAEKVEKEQTLEDMQEEAVPPVDDVQGQEQKINGNRLSASAAYQIAASAASYLHSHAKSIIPFNSSKSAEASGTDSPGRDGERSNGVDVMNPDMASLMATTDSVTAVVAAKEEVKQAVADDLKSTRSSPCEWFICDEDQGTTRFFVIQGSESLASWQANLLFEPIQFEGLDVLVHRGIYEAAKGIYEQMLPEVRDHLKSHGKKATFRFTGHSLGGSLSLVINLMLLIRGEVPASSLLPVITFGAPSIMCGGDHLLRKLGLPRSHVQSVTMHRDIVPRAFSCNYPNHVAEILKAVNGKFRHHPCLNNEKMLFAPMGELLILQPDEKFSPHHHLLPSGSGFYVLSCELSDVVIAEKELLAAQKVFLNSPHPLEILSDRAAYGSGGTIQRDHDMNSYVKSVRSVIRQELSHMRKAKREQRRKFWWPLIVSRGGINIGLALSRPIGSISMDREQLNFSGILETGKESLKRFSRLVASQHMHLLVVILFPARLLLLGTYSTFN is encoded by the exons TTCACGCGCTCCCTCCCTCGATctcggtcgccgccgccgggtcGCTcgacgcccggcccggcccgaacCCGGCCAAGGTGAGCGCCCTGGGCCGGTCCCCCCTCGACAAATCGGCGGcttcttcgtcgtcgtcgtcgtcgtcgtcgtcgtcggcggcggcggcggcggcggcggcggcgtcttCGAGGTTCTCTTTTAAGTACCCTCTGAAGTCCCTGTGGttcggcggccgcggcggcggtggcggggaCAAGAGGAAGAGTAACGGGATCGCGCTCGACGACGCCGTGCTGGTGGACGGCGGGGAGCGGGCggcagaggaggaggcggcgagcGGAGGGGCCGATTCCGAGGGGCGGAGCGGGAACTGGGTCTTGAAGATATTGCATGTCAGGTCTCtgtggaaggaggaggaggaggaggaggaagacaaggGAATGGTGGATAATGGCGGCGGAGCCGGAGAAGCAGAACAGGGGTCCCGCGACGTGGCGATTGAGGACAGAGGAGATGGCGGTGGCGATGATGTTGAGGACGAGGAGGACTGCGATGCATGTAGGATTGGCGGCCGCGACGATGGGGGTGAAAAAGAGATGGAATTTGACAGGGATTCGTTTTCGAGGTTGCTGAGGAAGGTGCCTCTGCATCAAGCCAGGCTATATGCTCAAATGTCCTATCTGGGGAATTTGGCCTATACCATACCCGAAATCAAG CCAGCAAATCTCTTAAAATACCGCGGATTGCGTTTAATAACCTCATCGATAGAGAAGAGGGAATCAGCAGAAAAAGTCGAGAAGGAGCAGACTCTAGAGGATATGCAAGAGGAAGCAGTGCCACCTGTAGATGATGTTCAAGGCCAGGAGCAGAAGATCAATGGGAACCGACTAAGTGCGTCTGCTGCTTACCAAATCGCTGCCTCTGCAGCCTCTTATCTGCACTCTCATGCTAAGAGCATTATTCCATTTAATTCCTCGAAGTCAGCAGAAGCATCTGGTACTGATTCCCCTGGGAGGGATGGTGAAAGAAGCAACGGTGTTGACGTAATGAACCCAGATATGGCTTCCCTCATGGCAACCACCGACTCTGTGACTGCTGTGGTTGCCGCAAAAGAGGAAGTGAAGCAAGCAGTTGCAGATGATCTGAAGTCCACTCGCTCATCACCTTGCGAGTGGTTTATATGCGATGAAGATCAGGGCACTACGAGGTTCTTCGTGATTCAG GGTTCTGAGTCGCTGGCATCATGGCAGGCAAATCTACTCTTTGAGCCTATCCAGTTTGAG GGTCTTGATGTGCTTGTGCACCGAGGGATATACGAGGCTGCCAAAGGGATCTATGAACAGATGTTGCCTGAAGTTCGTGACCACCTAAAATCCCATGGGAAGAAGGCTACTTTCCGTTTCACTGGGCATTCTCTTGGAGGAAGTTTGTCATTAGTGATAAATTTAATGCTGCTGATTCGGGGCGAAGTGCCTGCTTCTTCCTTGCTTCCTGTGATCACATTCGGTGCCCCGTCCATCATGTGTGGAGGCGACCATCTTCTTCGCAAGCTTGGATTACCTCGAAGTCATGTTCAGTCAGTCACGATGCACAGAGACATTGTACCCCGAGCCTTCTCTTGCAATTATCCTAATCACGTTGCAGAGATTCTCAAGGCTGTTAATGGGAAGTTCAGGCATCATCCTTGTCTGAATAATGAG AAAATGTTGTTTGCGCCAATGGGGGAGCTTTTGATTTTACAGCCAGATGAAAAGTTCTCGCCGCACCACCATCTCCTTCCTTCAGGTAGTGGTTTCTATGTGTTGAGCTGTGAGCTATCGGATGTCGTCATTGCAGAGAAGGAACTCCTAGCGGCGCAGAAGGTTTTCTTGAACTCACCACATCCTCTCGAGATTTTAAGCGATCGCGCCGCTTATGGTTCGGGGGGCACCATTCAAAGGGACCACGACATGAATTCCTACGTAAAGTCCGTGCGGTCTGTGATCCGCCAAGAGCTGAGCCACATGAGGAAGGCCAAGAGAGAGCAGCGCCGCAAGTTCTGGTGGCCCCTCATTGTGTCTCGCGGTGGAATCAACATTGGCCTAGCTTTGAGCAGGCCGATCGGGTCGATCAGCATGGATCGTGAGCAGCTCAACTTCTCGGGCATCTTGGAAACGGGCAAGGAGTCTCTGAAACGGTTCAGCAGGCTCGTCGCATCGCAGCACATGCATCTGCTTGTCGTGATCCTGTTTCCCGCTCGATTGCTACTGCTCGGCACCTACAGCACATTTAATTGA